A section of the Engystomops pustulosus chromosome 3, aEngPut4.maternal, whole genome shotgun sequence genome encodes:
- the LOC140122332 gene encoding phospholipid scramblase 2-like, with protein MEMKDGNIGNEPNSGTGYPPATNPGPGYQAPGYPPMNYPAPGYPPTAPGPYGYGQPQPGAYQVPPGQPNYGPPGQPNYGPPGQPNYGPYTGVPPVQNQPMGPGGPQSAWMPAPPADPNCPPGLEYLCQIDQLLVHQQVELLEAFTGFETNNKYEIKNSMGQRVYFAAEQNDCCTRMCCGAARSFAMTIGDNAGREIIRLVRPYRCSSCFFPCCLQKLEVQAPPGNVVGYVKQNWHPCLPKFTIQNDREEDILKLHGPCIPCSCCSDVNFELKSLDESSVVGRISKQWSGVAKEYFTDADNFGVQFPMDLDVKMKAVVLGALFLIDFMFFETSGEKH; from the exons ATGGAAATGAAAG ATGGAAACATTGGAAACGAGCCAAATTCTGGTACTGGATACCCTCCTGCAACAAACCCAGGTCCAGGCTACCAAGCTCCAGGTTATCCACCTATGAATTATCCTGCTCCAGGATACCCACCAACTGCACCCGGCCCTTATGGATATGGACAGCCCCAACCAGGGGCTTATCAAG ttCCACCGGGCCAGCCAAACTACGGTCCACCAGGCCAGCCAAACTACGGTCCACCGGGCCAGCCAAACTATGGTCCATATACAGGAGTCCCACCTGTTCAAAACCAGCCAATGGGTCCAGGTGGCCCACAATCTGCATGGATGCCCGCACCTCCTGCCGATCCCAACTGCCCACCAGGATTGGAATATCTGTGCCAG ATAGACCAACTTCTTGTACATCAACAAGTAGAGCTACTGGAAG CTTTCACCGGCTTTGAAACCAAtaacaaatatgaaataaaaaatagcatGGGTCAGAGAGTGTACTTCGCAGCCGAACAAAACGATTGCTGTACAAGGATGTGCTGCGGAGCCGCGCGGTCATTTGCTATGACGATTGGTGATAACGCAGGTCGTGAAATAATTCGGCTCGTTCGACCTTACAGATGTTCTTCGTGCTTTTTCCCCTGCTGTCTGCAGAAA CTTGAAGTACAGgctcctcctggaaatgtagTAGGTTATGTGAAACAGAACTGGCACCCATGTCTACCCAAATTCACTATACAGAATGACCGAGAGGAGGATATTCTAAAACTGCATGGGCCCTGCATCCCCTGTAGCTGCTGTTCAGATGTGAACTTTGAG CTGAAGTCACTTGACGAGAGCTCCGTAGTTGGAAGGATTTCTAAACAATGGTCTGGCGTTGCAAAGGAGTATTTTACAGATGCTGACAACTTTGGGGTTCAGTTCCCCATGGACCTTGATGTCAAGATGAAAGCTGTTGTTCTTGGTGCCCTATTCCTTATT gatTTCATGTTTTTTGAAACCAGTGGAGAGAAACACTAG